The Pyramidobacter piscolens W5455 DNA segment CGCCGTGAAGGGCGCGCCGGTCCACGCTTCGACGGCGAGCGGCGCGGCATCGGCGCGGAACGGGCGCGGTTCCGCGGCCAGGGACTTTCCATTCGCATCGCCAAGGGGCGGAACGATCAGGAATGGTCCGTCGGCCGCATTCTCGGCGCTCTGTGCGCGGCGCTCGGCGTCAGCCGTGACGAGATCGGCAACATCAAAATGCGCGATTCGCACACCGAGGTGGAGCTGAGTCCCGCGGCGATCGCCAGCCTCGACGACGGCGGACGGCGGCGGCTGATCGACCGCGGCCTGATC contains these protein-coding regions:
- a CDS encoding DbpA RNA binding domain-containing protein: RREGRAGPRFDGERRGIGAERARFRGQGLSIRIAKGRNDQEWSVGRILGALCAALGVSRDEIGNIKMRDSHTEVELSPAAIASLDDGGRRRLIDRGLISGASGEPRLGGARRERRFDRSGERLGKRNFERTSERRPRYGRDA